The following coding sequences lie in one Glycine soja cultivar W05 chromosome 16, ASM419377v2, whole genome shotgun sequence genomic window:
- the LOC114389131 gene encoding protein TSS-like isoform X2 encodes MAPRNSRGKPKGEKKKKEEKVLPVVIDITVKLLDETHVLKGISTDRIIDVRRLLSVNTETCYITNFSLSHEVRGPRLKDTVDVSALKPCLLTLVEEDYDEDRAVAHVRRLLDIVACTTSFGPSSLPPPKNDSGTVPKSGKPEAPPAKQSAKDAEAAAATVDIEGEISHSCPKLENFYEFFSLSHLTAPIQYVKRGSRRRVEEILEEDYLFSLDVKVCNGKVVHVEACRKGFYSVGKQRILCHNLVDLLRQLSRAFDNAFDDLLKAFSERNKFGNLPYGFRANTWLVPPVAAQSPSYFPPLPVEDEMWGGNGGGLGRDGKYDLVPWANEFSFIASMPCKTAEERQVRDRKAFLLHSLFVDVAIFRAIKAIKHVMEEPNFSCSVVENNIIYTERVGDLNINVLKDGSVASCKIDTKIDGVEATGVNQKDLLERNLMKGITADENTAAHDITTLGVINVRYCGYVVVVKVEGGVNENVDSPSQQNIELFDQPEGGANALNINSLRLLLHNTTSPENNKPVSQIQTFESEELGASHAFVEKLIKENLAKLEEEEPGIDYFVRWELGACWVQHLQDQNNTEKDKKPSSEKAKNEMKVEGLGKPLKALKNYKKKSDSSNNNSATEYSKFNREAESSPLPSIESQHETTEAENELVLKGMLSDEAFTRLKESGTGLHCKSMHDLIELSRKYYTDVALPKLVADFGSLELSPVDGRTLTDFMHTRGLRMHSLGHVVKLSEKLSHVQSLCIHEMIVRAFKHILRAVISAVDKEKMASSIAGALNLLLGVPENRESDKSREVHPLVWKWLELFLKKRFDWDLNKLNYKDVKKFAILRGLCHKVGIELVPRDFDMDSPIPFQKSDIVSLVPVHKQAACSSADGRQLLESSKTALDKGKLEDAVTYGTKALAKLVAVCGPYHRMTAGAYSLLAVVLYHTGDFNQATIYQQKALDINERELGLDHPDTMKSYGDLAVFYYRLQHTELALKYVKRALYLLHLTCGPSHPNTAATYINVAMMEEGLGNVHVALRYLHKALKCNQRLLGADHIQTAASYHAIAIALSLMEAYPLSVQHEQTTLQILRAKLGSDDLRTQDAAAWLEYFESKAFEQQEAARNGTRKPDASIASKGHLSVSDLLDYINPNTKGRDAAAKRRSQITKVRATSYQNTGMSSSDESSKEIPKEASDEEVQISEPVGSADSEQESNSGPDLEQAILKQISDEKLQIYDEIFSEAHAEGEDGWQSVQRPRSAGSYGRRLKQRRAALGKVYSYHKNVEVGTESPFVRSPNPNSRYYFLKKRTISHGSYTDDHTTNITQGNKFGRKVVKAVTYRVKSMPSTSKPCANETLENGDKLLSSLPEPDPIDANPVKNSKVSLGKSPSYKEVALAPPGTISKFQVYNPQSEISVSSEHDSGKHEEEVEANRNVDVDPTLIEVNDTVKEKNNDSLSDSVDDSLDDTGVAIEGKEETELIVAVQDNCMSAEGQSGDVEAQGAVDSSILIHAVDDHVDSYKQELDTSNSSGSLEPSANTNPISQGGEDLRVNVSPSSQIRTGGIPYKKLSASAAPFNPSPAIARAAPIAMNMTLPSGPRAVPAIGPWPVNMNVHPGPTTVLPAVAPMCSSPHHAYPSPPTTPNMMQPLPFMYPPFTQPQSVSPSNFPVTNSAFHANHFTYLNPTISKFGPSAVWPGCHPVEFPLPVPIVEPIPDPISESQALCHGLESPSSASVLPEDIDNIGDSNQVVKTLSSEISEDEAVRSGSESIKENGNMNFHGSENAGNKQHQNIASNGNSSSSGTNMDGEKTFSILFRGRRNRKQTLRMPISLLTRPNGSQSFKVIYNRVVRGSHAPKSMNLSSSKDCTATS; translated from the exons ATGGCACCAAGAAACAGTCGCGGAAAGCCCAagggagagaagaaaaagaaggaagaaaagg TTCTTCCGGTTGTCATAGATATCACTGTGAAGCTCCTCGATGAAACTCATGTTCTGAAG GGAATATCAACGGACAGAATTATAGATGTTCGTCGTCTTCTATCGGTGAATACGGAGACGTGTTATATCACAAATTTTTCCCTGTCGCATGAG GTAAGAGGGCCACGTCTGAAGGACACGGTGGACGTGTCCGCACTGAAGCCCTGCCTCCTCACTTTAGTTGAAG AGGATTACGATGAAGACCGAGCAGTGGCGCACGTGCGAAGACTCCTCGACATCGTCGCCTGCACCACGAGCTTCGGTCCGTCGTCTCTGCCGCCGCCGAAGAATGATTCTGGCACCGTCCCGAAGTCCGGCAAGCCTGAGGCGCCGCCGGCGAAGCAATCTGCGAAAGATGCGGAGGCGGCGGCGGCTACGGTGGACATTGAAGGCGAGATAAGCCACTCGTGCCCTAAGCTGGAGAACTTCTACgagtttttctctctctcacacctCACTGCACCAATCCAAT ATGTGAAGAGAGGTTCGAGGAGGCGCGTGGAGGAGATTTTGGAGGAGGATTATCTGTTCTCGCTGGAT GTGAAGGTGTGTAACGGGAAAGTGGTGCACGTTGAGGCATGCAGAAAGGGATTTTACAGCGTTGGGAAGCAGCGGATACTGTGCCATAATCTGGTTGATCTCTTGAGACAGCTTAGCAGAGCTTTTGATAAT GCTTTCGATGATCTCTTGAAGGCATTTTCAGAACGTAACAAG TTTGGGAATCTCCCATATGGCTTCAGAGCCAACACGTGGCTTGTTCCTCCTGTTGCTGCACAATCACCCTCATATTTTCCTCCTCTTCCCGTGGAGGATGAAATGTGGGGAGGGAATGGGGGTGGTCTTGGAAGAGACGGAAAGTATGATTTGGTTCCTTGGGCTAATGAGTTTTCATTTATTGCATCCATGCCTTGCAAGACAGCGGAAGAAAGACAAGTTCGTGATAGAAAAGCATTTCTTCTGCACAGCCTGTTTGTCGATGTTGCCATTTTCAGAGCAATAAAGGCCATTAAACATGTTATGGAAGAGCCGAATTTTAGCTGCTCAGttgtagaaaataatattatttacacTGAGAGAGTGGGTGACTTGAATATCAACGTCTTGAAAGATGGTTCTGTTGCAAGCTGTAAGATTGATACTAAAATTGACGGAGTTGAAGCTACTGGAGTGAATCAAAAGGATCTACTAGAACGAAATCTAATGAAAGGAATCACTGCTGATGAAAATACTGCTGCCCAT GATATTACCACTTTAGGTGTAATTAATGTAAGATATTGTGGTTATGTGGTCGTTGTGAAAGTTGAGGGAGGAGTTAATGAAAATGTTGACTCTCCATCTCAACAAAATATTGAATTGTTTGATCAGCCAGAGGGTGGTGCCAACGCACTCAATATTAACAG TCTGAGATTACTTCTTCACAACACAACTTCACCAGAAAACAATAAACCAGTGTCTCAGATACAAACGTTTGAGAGTGAAGAGCTTGGTGCTTCTCATGCTTTTGTGGAGAAGCTGATTAAAGAAAATCTTGCTAAGCTTGAGGAAGAAGAACCAGGTATTGACTATTTTGTAAGATGGGAACTTGGAGCTTGCTGGGTACAACATTTGCAAGACCAAAATAATACAGAAAAAGATAAGAAACCATCATCGGAGAAGGCTAAGAATGAAATGAAGGTTGAGGGTCTTGGGAAACCCCTTAAAGCCCTaaagaattataaaaagaaatctGATTCAAGCAATAATAATTCTGCAACTGAATATTCAAAGTTTAATCGTGAGGCTGAAAGCTCTCCATTGCCCTCTATTGAATCCCAACATGAAACTACAGAAGCTGAGAATGAGCTTGTTCTGAAAGGGATGCTATCTGATGAAGCTTTTACCCGATTAAAAGAATCGGGAACTGGACTTCACTGCAAG TCTATGCATGATTTGATTGAGTTATCTCGAAAATATTACACAGACGTTGCTCTCCCAAAATTG GTAGCCGATTTTGGCTCATTGGAACTCTCACCAGTTGATGGACGCACTCTAACTGATTTTATGCATACTCGGGGTCTACGAATGCATTCTCTTGGACATGTT GTCAAGCTTTCAGAAAAGCTTTCACATGTCCAATCACTTTGTATTCATGAGATGATAGTTCGAGCTTTTAAGCACATCCTGCGGGCAGTAATTTCTGCTGTTGACAAGGAGAAAATGGCTTCATCAATTGCTGGTGCATTGAATTTGCTGCTTGGTGTTCCTGAAAATAGAGAATCAGATAAATCACGTGAAGTTCACCCATTGGTGTGGAAATGGCTAGAGTTGTTTTTGAAGAAGCGATTTGATTGGGATCTTAACAAGTTGAATTACAAGGACGTGaaaaaatttgcaattttaCGTGGCTTGTGTCACAAG GTGGGAATTGAGCTTGTTCCAAGGGATTTTGATATGGATTCCCCAATTCCCTTTCAAAAATCTGATATTGTCAGCTTGGTCCCTGTTCACAAG CAAGCAGCATGCTCATCTGCAGATGGAAGGCAGCTCCTAGAGTCATCCAAAACTGCTTTAGACAAGGGAAAGCTTGAGGATGCAGTTACCTATGGCACAAAG GCTCTTGCTAAGCTGGTAGCAGTTTGTGGTCCCTATCATCGGATGACAGCGGGAGCCTACAGCCTCCTTGCTGTAGTTTTATATCATACTGGAGACTTCAATCAG GCTACCATTTATCAACAAAAAGCTTTGGATATCAACGAGAGGGAGTTAGGTCTGGATCATCCTGATACCATGAAGAGCTATGGGGATCTTGCTGTTTTCTATTACAGACTTCAACACACAGAGCTGGCTCTGAA GTATGTGAAGCGTGCTTTATATCTTCTGCATCTAACATGTGGCCCATCTCATCCAAACACTGCTGCTACTTACATTAATGTGGCTATGATGGAAGAAGGTCTGGGAAATGTACATGTTGCTCTCCGATATCTTCACAAAGCTTTAAAGTGCAACCAAAGATTACTTGGTGCAGATCATATTcag ACAGCTGCAAGTTATCATGCAATAGCAATAGCACTCTCATTGATGGAAGCATATCCATTGAGTGTCCAGCATGAGCAAACAACTTTGCAAATTCTGCGGGCAAAACTTGGCTCCGATGACTTGCGCACACAG GATGCTGCGGCTTGGCTTGAGTATTTTGAATCCAAGGCTTTTGAACAGCAAGAAGCTGCTCGAAATGGTACTCGAAAACCTGATGCATCAATAGCCAGCAAAGGCCATCTTAG TGTGTCAGATTTGCTTGACTACATTAATCCTAATACTAAAGGGAGAGATGCAGCAGCAAAGAGAAGAAGCCAGATAACAAAG GTGAGAGCAACATCTTACCAGAATACTGGCATGTCAAGTTCTGATGAATCTTCAAAAGAAATTCCAAAAGAGGCTTCAGATGAAGAGGTACAAATATCCGAACCAGTAGGTAGTGCAGATTCTGAGCAGGAGAGCAACTCTGGACCTGATTTGGAACAAGCTATTTTAAAGCAAATATCGGATGAAAAGCTACAAATTTATGATGAAATCTTCTCTGAAGCACATGCTGAAGGAGAGGATGGATGGCAATCAGTTCAAAGACCAAGATCAGCTGGCTCATATGGCCGGAGACTGAAGCAGAGACGGGCAGCACTTGGCAAAGTTTATAGTTATCACAAGAATGTGGAAGTTGGCACAGAATCTCCTTTTGTAAGGAGTCCTAATCCGAATAGTAGGTATTATTTCTTGAAGAAACGAACAATTTCCCATGGGAGTTATACAGATGATCATACTACAAACATCACCCAAGGCAATAAATTTGGAAGGAAAGTAGTCAAAGCTGTTACATACAGGGTCAAGTCCATGCCCTCAACTTCAAAGCCTTGTGCAAATGAGACATTAGAAAATGGGGATAAGCTGCTCAGTTCTCTTCCAGAACCTGATCCAATTGATGCTAATCCAGTTAAGAATTCTAAAGTTAGTCTCGGAAAGTCTCCTTCATACAAGGAAGTGGCCTTAGCTCCTCCTGGGACAATCTCCAAGTTTCAGGTCTATAATCCTCAAAGTGAGATTTCTGTTAGCAGTGAACATGATAGTGGAAAACACGAAGAGGAAGTTGAAGCTAATAGAAATGTTGATGTTGATCCAACCCTGATAGAGGTAAATGATACAGTTAAAGAGAAGAATAATGATTCTTTATCAGATTCTGTAGATGATTCACTGGATGATACTGGAGTGGCTATTGAGGGGAAAGAAGAAACTGAGTTGATTGTTGCTGTGCAAGATAATTGTATGAGTGCTGAGGGGCAATCGGGAGATGTTGAGGCTCAAGGAGCAGTTGATAGCAGCATATTGATTCATGCAGTAGATGATCATGTGGATTCTTACAAGCAAGAACTTGATACAAGTAATTCATCTGGCAGTTTAGAACCTAGTGCCAATACAAATCCCATTTCTCAGGGTGGTGAGGATTTAAGGGTCAATGTATCACCATCAAGTCAGATTCGTACCGGGGGCATCCCATATAAGAAATTGTCTGCATCTGCAGCTCCATTCAACCCATCACCTGCCATTGCACGTGCTGCACCAATTGCCATGAATATGACTCTTCCTTCTGGTCCTAGAGCAGTTCCTGCAATTGGCCCCTGGCCAGTAAACATGAATGTTCATCCTGGACCTACTACTGTGCTACCCGCAGTTGCCCCAATGTGCTCCTCTCCACACCATGCATATCCATCACCTCCAACAACACCAAACATGATGCAACCACTGCCATTTATGTATCCTCCTTTTACTCAACCTCAATCAGTATCGCCTAGCAACTTTCCAGTCACTAACAGTGCCTTTCATGCCAATCACTTCACATATTTGAACCCCACAATATCTAAGTTTGGTCCCAGTGCTGTTTGGCCTGGTTGTCATCCTGTAGAATTTCCTCTTCCAGTACCTATTGTTGAACCAATCCCTGATCCCATTTCAGAGTCACAAGCTCTGTGTCATGGTTTGGAAAGTCCAAGTTCGGCTTCAGTTCTTCCTGAGGACATTGATAATATTGGGGATTCCAATCAAGTGGTAAAAACTTTATCATCAGAGATAAGTGAAGATGAAGCAGTGAGATCTGGTTCAGAAAGTATAAAAGAAAATGGTAATATGAATTTTCACGGGTCTGAAAATGCTGGGAACAAGCAACATCAAAACATTGCTTCAAATGGCAACTCTAGCAGTAGTGGAACTAACATGGATGGTGAGAAAACCTTTAGCATTTTGTTTCGGGGAAGAAGAAATCGAAAGCAGACTCTGAGAATGCCAATAAGTTTGCTTACTCGACCTAATGGCTCACAGTCATTTAAGGTTATTTATAACCGTGTGGTTAGAGGAAGTCATGCTCCCAAGTCTATGAATTTGTCTTCAAGTAAGGATTGTACAGCTACTTCATAA